GTACCCTGTGACCCGTGATCGGTGGCGACCCCGGGCGCGACTGCGGTGACCTCCCCGGCCCGGAGCCGGCCCGCCCGACGACGCCGTACGCTCGGCGCGGCGGTGCTGGAGTCCGTAGCCGTGATCGGCCCCGCCGCCGTTGACCGGCCGCCAGTTCGCGATGGCCCCGCCGACCGCCAGCGCGGCGACGACCAGGGTGCCGGCGCCGGCTCGCAGACCCAACCGCTGCACGGGACCGGGCGGCGTCCGGTGACTGGCGACCGGATCAGAACCGGGTCGCCCGGCCGGCCCGGTCATCCGGCCATCCCGTCCTGCACCGGCACCCGGACCTCGGCCCGACGCTCGGGATCGAGCCACTCCCACCGGTCGCCTACGGTGTCGAGGCGGCGCGTCGTACCCCAGACCTGCACCGTCACGCTCTCCGGCACCGCGGTGCCGTCGTCCTGTTCCCGGGTGACTCCGGCGACACCGGCCAGCCTGACGGCGTCGTCGAAGTCGGTACGGCTCTTGTTGGCGGCGTTCTCGATCGTCGCCAGTACCGTCAACCAGCGCTTGCCGTCGGCGAGGTAGAGCGTCGGCAGCTTGCCGACCAGCCTGCTGCCGGTCACCGTCACCTGCCACGGTCCGCCGTCGACCCGCTGGCCGACCTCGACCGTCGGCACCTCGGCCTTCGCCACCGTCTCCAGGCCGCCGAACAGGCTCGACGCGGCCAGCCCGGCCACGCCGGTGCCGACCCCCAGCCAGCGCAGCGGCATTGCCAACACTCGGGCGCCCAGCCCTACCCGGCTCGCGCCCGGCCCCCGCCGTGGTTCGACACGGTTCCGGAGCATAGGCACCGGTCGCTGATCGGGCCAGTGCGACGCGCGCCGCGGCGATTCGCCGAGCGGTGCTGGTAAGCGTCAGAAAGCCTTGCGTTCCTTACGACTGCCGTGCCAGCATCGGTTCCGATGAACCAGCCGACCACGCCGCCCCCGGAAACCGTGCCGACCCCGCAAGGTGCACCGATCGCGGGAGCCGTGTCCGGCCCGGAAGCCGTGTCGGGCCGGGGAGACGCACGAACCTCGCAGGCCGTGCCGACTCGGGGAGCCGCATCGACCCCGGGATCGGGGCCGGCGTCCGAGGGCGCACCGGGGTCGGGGGCGGTCGACGCGTCCGGGCGGCGGATCCTCGGACTCGCCCTGCCGGCCCTGCTGGTGCTCGCCGCCGAGCCGCTCTACGTACTCGTCGACACCGCCGTACTCGGACATCTCGGCGCGGTGCCGCTCGCCGCGCTCGCCGTCGGCGGGCCGGTGATGACCCTGGTCGTTTGGATCGGCACCGTCACCGCGTACGGCACCACCGGGCGGGCGGCCCGCCGCTTCGGGTACGGCGACCGGGCGGCAGCCGTCGCCGAGGGCGTCCAGTCGTCCTGGCTCGCCCTCGCCGCCGGAGTGCTGCTGGCGGTCGCCATGCAGTTCGCGGCCGGCCCGCTGGCGCGTACCGTCGCGGGTGGCGGATCCCCCGAGGTGGCCGACGGCGCGGCAGCCTGGCTGCGGATCGCGGCGATCGGCGCCCCCGGCCTGCTGCTGGCCGCGGCCGGCAACGGCTGGATGCGCGGCGTGCAGGACACCCGGCGGCCGCTCTGGTTCGTGCTCGGGCCGAACCTGCTCTCCGCGCTGCTCTGCCCGCTGCTCGTCTATCCCGCCGGGCTCGGCCTGGCTGGCTCGGCGATCGCCAACGCGATCGCGCAGACCCTCTCCGGGCTGCTCTTCGCGGCCGCGCTGGTCGCCGAGCGGGTTCCGCTGGCACCCCGCCCGAGGGTGATCGGCCGGCAACTCGTGCTCAGCCGTGACCTGCTGATCCGGGGCGCCGCCTTCCAGGTCAGCTTCCTCTCCGCGACCACCGTGGCGGCCCGATTCGGGGTGGCCGCCGTCGGCGCGCACCAGATCGCCCTGCAACTCTGGTTCTTCACCGCGCTGCTGCTCGACGCGCTGGCCATCGCCGCCCAGGCGCTCGTCGGAGCCGCCCTCGGCGCGGGGAACGGTGCCGGCGCCCGGCTGCTGGGTCGGCGGATTGCGATCTACGGCGGCGTCTGCGGGATCGCCTTCGCAGTTGTCATCGGCGCCGGTGCCGGTGTGGTGCCGGGCTGGTTCAGCGACGACCCACAGGTACGTGAGCAGGCCATGATCGCCTGGCCGTGGTTCGTCGGGATGCAGCCGCTGGCCGGCGTCGTCTTCGCCCTCGACGGGGTACTCATCGGTGCCGGCGACGTCCGGTTCCTGCGCGACCTGACCGTGGTCAGCGGTCTCGGCGTCTTCCTGCCGACGATCTGGCTCAGTTACGCCCTCGATCTCGGCCTCGGCGGGATCTGGGCCGGGCTCACCCTTTTCGTGCTGGCCCGGCTGGTCGGACTGCTGCTCCGGATCCGCTCCGGCCGCTGGGCCGTACTCGGCGCCACCCGTTAAGGACGGCCGTCGGCGGCTCCTACCGGAATATGCCCACTGACCGGGATTCGTCGGTGCTCACCCGCAGTGGTCTGTACGTGGTGGAGCTGAAGCACTGGCAGGGTGTAATCGAGGGCAGCGGCACCCACTGGACCCGGCAGCTGCCGAACGGCCGGACGTTCCCGGAGGACAACCCGTACATCCTGGCGAACCGTAAGGCGAAGCGGCTGGCCAGCCTGATCAAGCACTACGCCCCCAGGAATGCGCAGGTGCCGTACGTGGGCGCGATCGTGTTCCTGCATGCCCGCCACGAGGATCGTGGCCGCGCACCGGCCGGACCGCGCTTCCGGTGCTCACCGAGGCGTACGGCAGGCTAGCCGGCAACGGGACGGGCGAGGACGAGGGTCAGCATGGCACCCGGACCGCCGATCGCGCCGCCGGCCGGACCGGAAGCGTGACGGGCGCGAGGACGGTCGGTGAGATGGCGGCGGGCATGGTCCCGCCTCGGTCGATCCGGGCTTCGACACCCTTGACGATCTTCCGAACGGCCATGCCCGCCGTCATGCGGCCACGTCCCGTGGGTGTTCCGTAGCCGCGCCCACCACTATTCGGGGTGCCGGTCGGCTAGCCCTTCCACCACCGGAAGGAGGTGATCTTGTCGTTCAGGCTACTGCCGACCCATGGCACCGTGCCTCCGTAAGTCTGGCTGTACCCACCGTAATTCGCCAGGTCGAAGGCCTGGGTCCTGGTGCATTGAGACCAGGTGGCCGTGTAGTACGAAGAGATCTGGTTGTCCCAGCCGGAGGGCATCTGTCGAATCCCCCATCCCGAGCTGTCGCAGGGGCCTCCGCCGGGATCAATCTCCAACACGTCGCCACGAAAGTCGGATCCCTTGTAGAACTCGACCATTCCCGCCGGAACCCGACGTCGATCTTGACTGGCGGTGAAGCATTCGTACGACTTGATGGTGTTGTACAGCGAGCCCGCCGGGCGTTCTCCCAGCGTCAGGACGCAGCGCTGCACCGTGGCCTCCGACTGCGCCCCGGCGGTGCCGGCGAAGGCGGGACCGCTACTCATGGCGGTGGCCGTCAATACCGCGAGGCCCACACCGAAGACCCTCTTGTGGAATGTCCTTGCCATTGTTTTCTCCATTCCTTGTTGCAGCTAGGCCGCGCGGGTGCGGAAACATCCGATGCGATCGTTCATGACACTTCCCACGTAGGGGACATTTCCGGTGTACCCTCTGGAGATTCCGAGGCAGTCGGACTGGACATATGCCGTCGTCCGGTAGCAGTCGTTCCAAACCTTGAACGACGTGATGCGGTTGACCCAACTCCCGGTGGGGATCCGATAACCCGACGGGTCGCAGGGCCACGAGTCCTCGACGACAGTCGATGCCCCGTAGTAATCGACATTGTCGTACCAGGTCATGAGCAGTGAACTTTGCGGGATGAACCGTTGCTCCCCGGGTGACAGGCACTCGTAGGACCGGACGGCACGTCGATCCTGGCCAGGCACGGGACGGTCCAGGGTCAGCACGCACTGCGGCGCGGTCGACCCGGTCAGCAGCAGGCCCTGCCGGCCCGCTTTGTCCCCCGATGGTGCCGGATCGGCAGATGCCGGCGTGCCGGTAGCCAGAACGACACTGGCGACCATGAGGGCAAGCAATGCACGGAACAATTTCATGCTGGTTACTCCTTGATTCTGTGGCGAACGTCAGGCACATGTGCGATGTGCGTCACCACCTCCGATCCGGACCTCGTGCAGCGCCGTGGAACCCGTTCCGTCGGATCGCTGAGCTGGGCGAGTGGGACTCTCACCGAGGCACGCGGACGCTGTGGGAGACCACGTCAAGCTGCGTCGGCACCCCGGGTTCGACCCGAACCGACCGTCCGGTGCAGAAGTCGCCCTGGAACGCGACGACGTACGTGTCCAGGCGGTTGTCGACGACCGTGTAGCCACTCCGGATCGGAAAACATCCGGCCGGTGGATCGACGAGTCGATAAACAGGGCCGGCCGGGTGTAGCCAGAGTGCGAGCTGATCGGTGGCCGCGTACGCCGGACCTGGATTCGTCGTCACCGTCAGCGCAGCCACGCAGGCCACCGCAGCCAATGACAGCACCGGCCGCCCAAAGCGAAAGCCATTTGGTGACATGCTCTCTCCAATAAGCACCGATGAGTACGAACAATCCCATTCAAGCAAAGCGCTGCTTCATCCCGGCTTCGCGGCAGCTCACCTCGGTGCCGATGACGGCGGCCAGCGATATCGTCGACAGTCGATCGCCCGGTCCGCCGCACCCGGACAGAGCCACGCTCCATCGGACGAGCAGGGGTTCCGCCCACCGGGGGGCGTGTCCGCACCGCCCTCGGCTCGACCGGGGCTGATCCCGGTACCCGAGAACCTGGCGGGCGTTCGCCGGACCTGTTCGGTGCAGGCCCGAGGTGCAGACTGTTTTCCGACCTTGTTGCGGGTGGCACCGATCCGACACCTGCGAATAACGTTGCCGTGTGTCGCATTCGGGCAGCGCACAGTGGCGGGCGTGCATTCGGGACGATCGCGCCGCGATCCGTGGCGCGGGCATCGTCCTCGGTGACCGGCACGTGCTGACCTGTGCGCACATCCTGCTGCCGCAGATCGCGGGCGCGGAGGCCCGGCGGCCGGACCAGGACTTCCAGGTGGAGCTGGTCGGGCATCGTGCCGCCGGACCAGCTCCCCGGGGCCGCGTGTCCGACGGCTGCTGGAAACCGCCGCAGGACGACCAACGGGTCGACCTGGCCCTGCTCGGGCTCGCCGAACCGCTGCCGTACGGCTCCGGTCCGGTGCTGCGTCGGCTGCCGTCCGGTGCCCGTCGGGCGGTACGGATGTTCGGCTTCCCCGCGACGGTCCCGACCGGCGTCTGGGCCCGGACCCGGCTCGCCGGAGACGGCGGACCCGGCGGCGTGTGGATCCAACTCGACTCCGAGCCGACCGGCCCCGCCTTGGAGCCCGGGTTCAGCGGCACGGCGGTCTTCGACGAGGAGACCGAGCACGTC
This genomic window from Micromonospora sp. WMMD1102 contains:
- a CDS encoding MATE family efflux transporter codes for the protein MLGLALPALLVLAAEPLYVLVDTAVLGHLGAVPLAALAVGGPVMTLVVWIGTVTAYGTTGRAARRFGYGDRAAAVAEGVQSSWLALAAGVLLAVAMQFAAGPLARTVAGGGSPEVADGAAAWLRIAAIGAPGLLLAAAGNGWMRGVQDTRRPLWFVLGPNLLSALLCPLLVYPAGLGLAGSAIANAIAQTLSGLLFAAALVAERVPLAPRPRVIGRQLVLSRDLLIRGAAFQVSFLSATTVAARFGVAAVGAHQIALQLWFFTALLLDALAIAAQALVGAALGAGNGAGARLLGRRIAIYGGVCGIAFAVVIGAGAGVVPGWFSDDPQVREQAMIAWPWFVGMQPLAGVVFALDGVLIGAGDVRFLRDLTVVSGLGVFLPTIWLSYALDLGLGGIWAGLTLFVLARLVGLLLRIRSGRWAVLGATR
- a CDS encoding serine protease, which translates into the protein MSHSGSAQWRACIRDDRAAIRGAGIVLGDRHVLTCAHILLPQIAGAEARRPDQDFQVELVGHRAAGPAPRGRVSDGCWKPPQDDQRVDLALLGLAEPLPYGSGPVLRRLPSGARRAVRMFGFPATVPTGVWARTRLAGDGGPGGVWIQLDSEPTGPALEPGFSGTAVFDEETEHVLGIVVSYLAGRGSALSWMIPVETIIRYLPRVRGWVSGDSAVGSRWRRA
- a CDS encoding nuclease-related domain-containing protein: MPTDRDSSVLTRSGLYVVELKHWQGVIEGSGTHWTRQLPNGRTFPEDNPYILANRKAKRLASLIKHYAPRNAQVPYVGAIVFLHARHEDRGRAPAGPRFRCSPRRTAG